The following proteins are encoded in a genomic region of Actinomadura sp. NAK00032:
- a CDS encoding transposase encodes MFADAAFAGRLVGWAAQSLHTTIDIVRKPSDPRGFAVLPRKWAVERTLAWLTAHRRLARDYERHPATSEAMIRRTAIGLMTRRLARGGRPAVRQGPHPFAHQ; translated from the coding sequence GTGTTCGCCGACGCCGCGTTCGCCGGACGGTTGGTCGGCTGGGCCGCGCAGAGTCTGCACACCACGATCGACATCGTCCGCAAGCCCTCAGACCCGAGGGGCTTCGCCGTGCTGCCCCGCAAGTGGGCGGTCGAACGAACGCTCGCGTGGCTGACGGCACACCGGCGCCTGGCACGCGACTACGAACGCCATCCCGCTACCAGCGAAGCGATGATCCGCCGGACCGCCATCGGCCTCATGACCCGCCGCTTGGCCCGCGGCGGACGCCCCGCCGTTCGCCAAGGCCCACACCCCTTTGCACACCAATAA
- a CDS encoding SMI1/KNR4 family protein produces the protein MPALLVEMLDDGRWHHPGQQALDRVVPWRDEPVQLFTTIGQMEQETAGLSRETEDDELARMFWVARRSAQAEPVELPWLDIDRALLIGGARYSDCIAIALDYRPDAEDPQVVVFGEEMVDLHQGNRWPRGWRVVAPTFPAFVAALNLSEPAG, from the coding sequence GTGCCGGCCCTGCTGGTGGAGATGCTGGACGATGGACGTTGGCATCACCCCGGCCAACAGGCACTCGACAGGGTCGTGCCCTGGAGGGACGAGCCGGTGCAGTTGTTCACGACGATCGGCCAGATGGAGCAGGAAACGGCAGGCCTCTCCCGCGAAACTGAGGACGACGAACTCGCACGGATGTTCTGGGTGGCCCGGAGAAGCGCTCAGGCCGAACCCGTCGAGCTGCCTTGGCTCGACATCGACCGTGCCCTCCTGATCGGCGGAGCCCGATACTCCGACTGCATCGCGATCGCGCTGGACTATCGCCCAGACGCGGAGGACCCTCAGGTGGTCGTCTTCGGCGAGGAGATGGTCGACCTCCACCAGGGAAATCGGTGGCCCAGAGGATGGCGTGTCGTCGCGCCGACCTTCCCGGCATTCGTTGCGGCCCTGAACCTGTCGGAGCCAGCGGGCTGA
- a CDS encoding TetR/AcrR family transcriptional regulator: MIIRTAIPLITEYGAAVTTAKIARAAGIGEGTIFRVFADKEELLQACVAEALSPEHAVRELGAIDLAQPLPDRLAEAAEALQAHMSRMGAILGSLGHRGGKHPGTVRGAGRDESTARIRAALAELLEPDKAALRRPPEQIAALFFGLLFTQPRTEDEPDLTPQELAEFFLHGALSAGAK; this comes from the coding sequence ATGATCATCCGGACCGCGATCCCGCTGATCACCGAGTACGGGGCCGCGGTGACGACCGCGAAGATCGCCCGTGCCGCGGGCATCGGCGAGGGGACGATCTTCCGGGTGTTCGCCGACAAGGAAGAGCTGCTGCAGGCTTGTGTGGCCGAGGCGCTCTCTCCCGAGCACGCGGTCCGCGAACTCGGCGCGATCGACCTGGCCCAGCCGCTGCCCGACCGGCTCGCGGAGGCGGCCGAGGCTCTGCAGGCGCACATGTCCAGGATGGGGGCGATCCTCGGCTCGCTGGGGCATCGCGGCGGCAAGCACCCCGGCACGGTGCGCGGCGCGGGCCGCGACGAGTCGACGGCCCGTATCCGCGCGGCCCTCGCGGAGCTGCTGGAGCCCGACAAGGCCGCCCTGCGCCGGCCGCCGGAGCAGATCGCGGCCCTCTTCTTCGGGCTGCTCTTCACCCAGCCGCGGACGGAGGACGAGCCCGACCTGACTCCGCAGGAGCTGGCGGAGTTCTTCCTGCACGGGGCGCTCTCGGCGGGCGCCAAGTGA
- a CDS encoding DUF6069 family protein: MSARRRRLWVTALAVLAPVLVWLVADPLLGHRLRIADGERTLDISAVPVVAVALLASLAGWGLLATLERFGPRRARAVWTGVAGAVLAVSFLPLTGDGMDGGTRVTLALMHLAVAAVLILGLGGRSPEAGAGAARG; encoded by the coding sequence GTGAGCGCGCGGAGAAGGCGCCTGTGGGTTACGGCCCTGGCCGTCCTGGCACCCGTCCTGGTGTGGCTGGTCGCGGACCCGCTGCTGGGTCACCGGCTCCGGATCGCCGACGGCGAACGGACGCTCGACATCAGCGCCGTGCCCGTGGTGGCCGTCGCACTGCTCGCGTCGCTTGCCGGCTGGGGACTGCTGGCCACCCTGGAGCGGTTCGGGCCGCGGCGCGCCCGCGCCGTCTGGACCGGGGTCGCCGGCGCCGTACTGGCCGTGTCCTTCCTGCCGCTCACCGGTGACGGCATGGACGGCGGCACCCGGGTCACTCTCGCTCTGATGCACCTGGCGGTGGCGGCGGTGCTGATCCTGGGGCTGGGTGGCAGGTCTCCCGAGGCGGGAGCCGGTGCCGCTAGGGGGTGA
- the rph gene encoding rifamycin-inactivating phosphotransferase: MELAYVLGFEHVGSTNVGDVGGKGANLGELSRIDGVRVPGGFCVTVDAFQRVVAEAPSVGVRLDRLARVDPDDGAAVRDLSADVRRAIEELVMPGDLAAAVGRALDRLGERGAYAVRSSATAEDLPTASFAGQQDSYLNVMGPDAVLDHVRRCWASLFTERAVAYRSRNGFDHRKVRMAVVVQRMVFPDAAGVLFTADPVTSNRKVATVEAGFGLGEALVSGLVAGDVYTVRDDRVVASAVAGKARSVQAAPGGGTEDVPVESRRQGQAALTDAQVVHLVRLGRTIEAHFGRPQDIEWCLVGDDFHIVQSRPITTLFPIPEAGDRENHVYLSVGHQQMMTDAMKPLGLSVWQLTTPRPMHEAGGRLFVDVAPILAAPAARANLLETAEKADPLMRDALQVVLDRPDFLPPVLEEGTETGRPGGSPPVPIETDPGVVTELIRESEESVAALRRDIEELSGTELLDFILGDVTELKRILFAPRSHQAIMAGMEAAWWLNERMEAWLGEKNAADALTLSVPHNVTSEMGLALLDVADAIRPHADVVAFLQRVADEGRDGDRFLDELADLPGGREAREAVQGYLDAYGMRCAGEIDITRTRWSEQPAMLVPALLGNIKNFGPGAGKQRFVEGCEEAQRKEEELLARLRALGEDGERKAAETKRMIDRVRTFAGYREYPKFGTVSRYFAYKQALLREAERLVQSGVLREKDDIFFLRFQELREVVRTGRADAELIAERRRAFRSYEALTPPRVLTSDGEAVNVRYRPDNAPPGALVGLPVSAGTVEGRARVVLDMAQADLEAGDILVTAYTDPSWTPLFVTAAGLVTEVGGLMTHGAVIAREYGLPAVVGVDRATRLIQDGQRIRVHGTNGYVQVLG, from the coding sequence ATGGAATTGGCTTACGTGCTGGGTTTCGAGCACGTCGGCTCGACGAATGTCGGGGACGTCGGCGGTAAGGGGGCGAACCTCGGGGAGCTGTCGCGGATCGACGGGGTGCGGGTGCCGGGCGGCTTCTGCGTCACCGTGGACGCCTTTCAGCGGGTCGTGGCCGAGGCGCCTTCGGTCGGCGTTCGACTCGACCGGTTGGCGCGCGTGGATCCGGACGACGGCGCGGCGGTCCGCGACCTCAGTGCCGATGTGCGCCGGGCCATCGAGGAGCTCGTGATGCCCGGCGATCTCGCGGCGGCGGTCGGCAGGGCGCTTGACCGGCTCGGGGAGCGGGGCGCCTATGCGGTGCGTTCCAGCGCCACGGCCGAGGACCTGCCCACCGCCTCCTTCGCCGGGCAGCAGGACTCCTACCTGAACGTCATGGGCCCGGACGCGGTTCTCGACCACGTCCGGCGCTGCTGGGCCTCGCTGTTCACCGAGCGGGCGGTCGCCTACCGGAGCCGCAACGGCTTCGACCACCGGAAGGTGCGGATGGCCGTGGTCGTCCAGCGAATGGTTTTTCCGGACGCGGCCGGGGTCCTGTTCACGGCCGACCCTGTGACCTCGAACCGGAAGGTCGCCACCGTGGAGGCCGGGTTCGGGCTCGGTGAGGCGCTCGTGTCAGGTCTCGTTGCCGGGGACGTCTACACGGTGCGGGACGATCGGGTGGTCGCTTCGGCGGTCGCCGGCAAGGCGCGGTCCGTCCAGGCGGCGCCGGGCGGCGGTACCGAGGACGTGCCGGTCGAGTCGCGGCGGCAGGGGCAGGCGGCGTTGACGGACGCGCAGGTCGTTCACCTGGTGCGGCTGGGCCGCACGATCGAGGCGCACTTCGGGCGGCCCCAGGACATCGAATGGTGCCTGGTCGGCGATGACTTCCATATCGTCCAGAGCCGTCCGATCACCACATTGTTTCCCATTCCCGAGGCCGGTGATCGGGAGAACCACGTCTACCTCTCCGTCGGCCATCAGCAGATGATGACCGACGCGATGAAGCCGCTGGGACTCTCGGTGTGGCAATTGACGACGCCCCGGCCGATGCACGAGGCGGGTGGACGGCTGTTCGTCGATGTGGCCCCCATCCTGGCGGCGCCGGCAGCGCGCGCGAACCTTCTGGAGACCGCGGAGAAAGCCGACCCCTTGATGCGGGACGCGCTTCAGGTCGTCCTCGACCGTCCTGATTTTCTTCCCCCGGTCTTGGAGGAGGGAACCGAAACGGGGCGTCCTGGCGGAAGTCCGCCCGTCCCGATCGAGACCGATCCGGGCGTCGTCACGGAGTTGATCCGGGAGAGTGAGGAGTCCGTCGCCGCGCTGCGGCGCGACATCGAGGAATTGTCCGGGACGGAGCTGCTCGACTTCATCCTCGGCGACGTCACGGAGCTGAAGCGCATCCTGTTCGCCCCGCGCAGCCATCAGGCGATCATGGCGGGAATGGAGGCCGCCTGGTGGCTCAATGAGCGGATGGAGGCGTGGCTCGGCGAGAAGAACGCGGCCGACGCGCTGACGTTGTCCGTCCCCCACAATGTGACGTCGGAGATGGGGCTGGCGCTTCTCGATGTCGCGGACGCGATCCGGCCGCACGCGGACGTCGTGGCGTTCCTCCAGCGCGTCGCGGATGAAGGCCGGGACGGCGACCGCTTCCTGGATGAGCTGGCCGACCTGCCCGGCGGACGGGAGGCCCGGGAAGCCGTCCAGGGCTACCTCGACGCGTACGGCATGCGCTGCGCGGGCGAGATCGACATCACCAGGACGCGCTGGAGCGAGCAGCCCGCCATGCTCGTCCCCGCCCTCCTCGGCAACATCAAGAACTTCGGGCCGGGCGCCGGAAAGCAGCGCTTCGTCGAAGGGTGTGAGGAAGCGCAACGGAAAGAAGAGGAGCTGCTGGCGCGGTTGCGCGCCCTCGGCGAAGACGGGGAGCGGAAGGCCGCGGAGACCAAGCGGATGATCGACCGTGTCCGCACCTTCGCCGGCTACCGCGAGTACCCCAAGTTCGGCACGGTCAGCCGTTACTTCGCCTACAAGCAGGCGCTGCTGCGGGAGGCCGAGCGTCTCGTCCAGTCCGGGGTTCTGCGCGAGAAGGACGACATCTTCTTCCTCCGCTTTCAGGAGTTGCGGGAGGTCGTCCGAACGGGTCGTGCCGACGCTGAACTGATTGCGGAAAGGCGGCGGGCGTTCCGGTCGTACGAGGCCCTCACGCCGCCACGTGTCCTCACGTCGGACGGCGAGGCCGTCAACGTCCGGTACCGGCCGGACAACGCCCCGCCCGGCGCGCTGGTCGGCCTCCCAGTTTCGGCGGGCACCGTCGAAGGCCGTGCCCGCGTCGTCCTCGACATGGCACAGGCCGACCTCGAAGCGGGCGACATCCTCGTCACCGCCTACACCGACCCCAGCTGGACGCCGCTGTTCGTCACGGCCGCCGGCCTGGTGACGGAGGTGGGCGGCCTCATGACGCACGGCGCGGTGATCGCACGGGAGTACGGCCTGCCCGCCGTCGTGGGGGTGGATCGGGCCACCCGGCTGATCCAGGACGGGCAGCGTATCCGTGTCCACGGGACGAATGGGTACGTCCAGGTACTCGGCTGA
- a CDS encoding dihydrofolate reductase family protein, which yields MGLIHIELFATLDLVAQSPGSPDEDPVGFPFGGWQAPLLDEISGAQVGAAYEGTDALLLGRRTYDIFAAYWPNYEGDEDNEIAALFNSVPKYVASRGKPDLSWAGSTQLGPDLGKAVREIRDRHEHIKVVGSLNLVQTLLRDKLFDRLDLWVHPIVLGVGKKVFDGGAVPSNLTLLEPPAADSKGTVYLRYGLGDGTPATGDMSAPDRGV from the coding sequence ATGGGCCTCATCCATATCGAACTGTTCGCGACCCTCGACCTCGTCGCGCAGTCGCCCGGCAGTCCCGACGAGGACCCCGTCGGGTTCCCGTTCGGCGGCTGGCAGGCGCCCCTGCTGGACGAGATCTCCGGAGCGCAGGTCGGTGCCGCCTACGAGGGCACGGACGCCCTCCTGCTCGGCCGGCGGACGTACGACATCTTCGCCGCCTACTGGCCGAACTACGAGGGCGACGAGGACAACGAGATCGCCGCGCTCTTCAACAGCGTCCCGAAGTACGTCGCCTCTCGCGGCAAGCCCGACCTGTCGTGGGCCGGATCCACGCAACTCGGCCCTGACCTGGGCAAAGCCGTGCGCGAGATCCGCGACCGGCACGAGCACATCAAGGTCGTCGGCAGCCTGAACCTGGTGCAGACGCTGCTGCGCGACAAGCTCTTCGACCGGCTCGACCTGTGGGTGCACCCGATCGTCCTCGGCGTCGGGAAGAAGGTGTTCGACGGCGGCGCGGTGCCCTCGAACCTCACGCTCCTCGAACCGCCGGCGGCCGACTCGAAGGGCACCGTCTACCTGCGCTACGGGCTCGGCGACGGCACCCCGGCGACGGGCGACATGAGCGCGCCCGACCGCGGCGTCTGA
- a CDS encoding serine hydrolase: MSRIPRFAALATASALVAGTALAPAANAAAPTKSHGHDHDHDHGHGDQLDRKVREQAAKLVADGAPGVIVMTRRGGRVSHVTAGVADKATGAPMDHRLQFRIASVTKSFTSTVVLQLAAERRLSLDDTVDDWLPGLLGANGNDGSKITVRQLLAQTSGLNDYTPDPRVMSDPARSWTPEELIAIATEKPPLYAPGTDWNYSNTNYILAGMIIEKATGRPVGAELRKRIFTPLRLRHTFYPTTDPGFRGPYVHGYYYEYGDVSTLVSPSSARTSGGIVSTVDDVARFHRALFTGRLLPAKQMRELRTVRPVNDDGVVEDYGLGVARIKFSCGYAWGHDGGFPGYRTWTYTSADGGRQAIITYNESKLEHDTTFRADLAKAADTAFCA; this comes from the coding sequence ATGTCGCGCATCCCCCGATTCGCCGCGCTCGCCACGGCGTCCGCCCTGGTCGCCGGGACGGCGCTCGCACCCGCCGCGAACGCCGCCGCGCCTACCAAGAGCCACGGCCACGACCACGACCACGACCACGGCCACGGCGACCAGCTCGACCGGAAGGTGCGGGAGCAGGCGGCGAAGCTGGTCGCGGACGGGGCGCCCGGTGTCATCGTCATGACGCGGCGCGGCGGCCGGGTGTCGCACGTGACCGCCGGGGTGGCGGACAAGGCGACCGGGGCGCCGATGGACCACCGGCTCCAGTTCCGCATCGCCAGCGTGACCAAGTCGTTCACCTCGACGGTCGTGCTGCAGCTCGCCGCCGAGCGCCGCCTGTCGCTGGACGACACCGTGGACGACTGGCTCCCCGGCCTGCTCGGCGCGAACGGCAACGACGGGTCGAAGATCACCGTCCGGCAGCTGCTCGCGCAGACCAGCGGGCTGAACGACTACACGCCCGACCCGCGGGTGATGTCCGACCCGGCCCGGTCCTGGACGCCCGAGGAGCTGATCGCGATCGCGACGGAGAAGCCGCCGCTGTACGCGCCCGGCACGGACTGGAACTACTCCAACACCAACTACATCCTCGCCGGGATGATCATCGAGAAGGCGACCGGGCGGCCGGTGGGCGCGGAGCTACGGAAGCGGATCTTCACGCCGCTGCGGCTCCGGCACACCTTCTACCCGACGACCGACCCCGGGTTCCGCGGCCCGTACGTGCACGGCTACTACTACGAGTACGGCGACGTGAGCACGCTGGTCAGCCCGTCCAGTGCGCGGACGTCCGGCGGCATCGTCAGCACGGTGGACGACGTGGCGCGCTTCCACCGGGCGCTGTTCACCGGGCGGCTGCTGCCGGCGAAGCAGATGCGCGAGCTGCGGACGGTCCGTCCCGTCAACGACGACGGCGTGGTGGAGGACTACGGGCTCGGCGTCGCCCGCATCAAGTTCTCCTGCGGGTACGCGTGGGGCCACGACGGCGGCTTCCCCGGCTACCGCACCTGGACCTACACCAGCGCCGACGGCGGCCGCCAGGCGATCATCACCTACAACGAGTCGAAGCTGGAGCACGACACGACCTTCCGAGCAGACCTCGCCAAGGCCGCCGACACCGCCTTCTGCGCCTGA
- a CDS encoding helix-turn-helix domain-containing protein, which produces MTRTLASGGAGERRGDGERPVLLPPRLAGLMRPELPSLAEEIVTEIRRAIPEYARPLDGPYGHVLRLSVEHNLAAFVDRIAVPHGAPADDGSAATTARMLGQYEAHEGRDLDSLQAAYRIGGQVAWRRVMRVAPRHDISAAVMSRLADALFVYLDELAELSLDGYRQARARPIPALDERRRRLLRLLLDGPEAEVAEAAEAAGWRVPDEVTLVAVEPDARCAWTALDEDVLADLECAAPHLLLPGPFTPERRRMLDEALPGRLIAVGVTMPAGQAADSLRWARRALGLALGGVLDGPVVRCEEHLVTLWLLSDPALVDELARRRLGVLDGMTPGQQDRLTETLRTWLVTRGTAAEIAAILHIHPQTVRYRMRKIEQTFGAELADPEARFGIEAVLRAAHLRARAGRASGQASGRASGQASGRGRARSDTRPPHPSAMIPR; this is translated from the coding sequence ATGACCAGAACCCTCGCATCCGGAGGTGCCGGCGAGCGGCGAGGCGACGGGGAGCGGCCCGTGCTTCTCCCGCCGCGCCTCGCCGGGCTGATGCGGCCGGAGCTGCCGAGCCTCGCCGAGGAGATCGTCACCGAGATCCGCCGCGCCATCCCGGAGTACGCCCGCCCGCTCGACGGCCCCTACGGGCACGTGCTGCGGCTCAGCGTGGAGCACAACCTCGCCGCGTTCGTCGACCGGATCGCCGTCCCGCACGGCGCGCCGGCCGACGACGGCTCCGCCGCCACCACGGCGCGGATGCTCGGCCAGTACGAGGCCCACGAGGGCCGCGACCTGGACTCCCTCCAGGCCGCGTACCGCATCGGCGGGCAGGTCGCCTGGCGCCGCGTCATGCGGGTCGCGCCCCGGCACGACATCTCCGCGGCCGTCATGTCGCGGCTCGCCGACGCCCTCTTCGTCTATCTGGACGAGCTGGCCGAGCTGTCGCTCGACGGGTACCGGCAGGCCAGGGCCCGTCCGATCCCGGCCTTGGACGAGCGGCGCCGCCGCCTGCTGCGCCTGCTCCTGGACGGCCCCGAGGCGGAGGTCGCGGAGGCGGCCGAGGCCGCCGGATGGCGCGTCCCGGACGAGGTCACGCTCGTCGCCGTCGAGCCCGACGCCCGCTGCGCGTGGACGGCGCTGGACGAGGACGTCCTCGCCGACCTGGAGTGCGCCGCCCCGCACCTGCTCCTGCCCGGCCCGTTCACGCCGGAGCGGCGCCGCATGCTGGACGAGGCGCTGCCCGGCCGCCTGATCGCGGTCGGCGTGACGATGCCCGCCGGGCAGGCGGCCGACTCGCTGCGCTGGGCCCGGCGGGCGCTCGGGCTCGCGCTCGGCGGCGTCCTCGACGGCCCGGTGGTCCGGTGCGAGGAGCACCTCGTGACGTTGTGGCTGCTGTCGGACCCGGCGCTGGTGGACGAGCTGGCCCGGCGCCGCCTCGGCGTCCTGGACGGCATGACGCCCGGTCAGCAGGACCGGCTGACCGAGACCCTGCGGACCTGGCTCGTCACCCGCGGCACCGCCGCCGAGATCGCCGCGATCCTGCACATCCACCCACAGACCGTCCGGTACCGGATGCGCAAGATCGAGCAGACCTTCGGCGCCGAGCTGGCCGACCCGGAGGCCCGGTTCGGCATCGAGGCCGTGCTGCGCGCCGCCCACCTGCGGGCCCGTGCCGGGCGGGCGTCCGGGCAGGCGTCCGGGCGGGCGTCCGGGCAGGCATCCGGGCGGGGGCGGGCCCGTAGCGACACACGGCCTCCACATCCGTCTGCCATGATCCCCAGGTGA